In Bacillota bacterium, one genomic interval encodes:
- a CDS encoding ABC transporter permease, whose translation MRASQDDAAGVRPTGGARRVRAAIEQAWREARRYGRRRPAGVVSLVVLVAVAAGVFLGPSFVRQSPVAVDPAGALSPPSREHWLGTDELGRDVLVRLLHGGRVTLSVGVASMVLSLVLGTATGAVAGFYRGWAEVALMRLTDAMMAIPQFFLVLAALTVLGSGTLWVILVIALTSWMQTARVVYGDVRKWAAQEFVESAYALGATRRRVLVRHVLPQTLPVILVNASMGVAYAILVESAISYLGLGVQPPTPSWGSMLQNAQTYVWTSPWLAVYPGLLISVTVFAFHFLGDALQQWLDPHRR comes from the coding sequence GTGCGGGCCTCGCAGGATGACGCCGCAGGAGTCCGCCCGACGGGTGGCGCCCGGCGCGTCCGTGCAGCGATCGAGCAGGCGTGGCGGGAAGCGCGCCGGTATGGCCGGCGCCGCCCCGCGGGCGTCGTTTCGCTCGTCGTGCTGGTGGCGGTGGCCGCCGGTGTCTTCCTGGGGCCGTCCTTCGTGCGTCAATCGCCGGTGGCGGTCGACCCGGCAGGCGCTTTGAGCCCTCCTTCCCGCGAGCACTGGCTGGGTACGGACGAGCTCGGGCGAGACGTGCTGGTGAGGCTGCTTCACGGCGGGCGGGTCACACTGAGCGTCGGCGTGGCGTCGATGGTGCTCTCTCTCGTCCTGGGCACGGCGACCGGGGCGGTGGCCGGGTTTTACAGGGGATGGGCGGAGGTCGCGCTGATGCGGCTGACCGATGCCATGATGGCCATTCCCCAGTTTTTCCTCGTGCTTGCGGCGCTGACCGTGCTCGGCAGCGGCACGCTGTGGGTGATCCTCGTGATCGCCCTCACGTCGTGGATGCAGACCGCCCGCGTGGTGTACGGCGATGTCCGGAAGTGGGCGGCCCAGGAGTTCGTCGAATCAGCTTATGCGCTGGGCGCTACCCGCCGACGGGTCCTCGTACGGCACGTTCTGCCGCAGACGCTGCCGGTGATCCTGGTCAACGCCAGCATGGGCGTCGCCTACGCGATCCTGGTGGAAAGCGCCATCAGCTATCTGGGGCTGGGCGTCCAGCCGCCGACGCCCTCATGGGGCTCGATGCTGCAAAACGCCCAGACTTACGTCTGGACCAGCCCGTGGCTTGCGGTTTACCCGGGCCTGCTCATTTCGGTCACAGTCTTTGCGTTCCATTTCCTGGGCGACGCCCTCCAGCAATGGCTTGACCCCCACCGCCGCTGA
- a CDS encoding zinc-binding dehydrogenase: MRAAVIRSYGGLDAIQLEEVPTPKPGPGEVLVRVRACALNRLDVFARQGLRGPAVHTPTLPHVSGSDMAGEIAELGPGTHASGLRPGQPVVIYPALFCSNCDFCLAGEQSMCRSMRIFGEHTWGGLAQYAVVPAANAIPLPGSFPFTEAAAVPAAYTTAWRMVVTVGQVRPGETVLVMGAGGGVGVAAVQIAIHAGANVIACARGEHRLRYLADTLRVRHLVDTARQDVLAEVMAVTGGSGADLVVDPVGAPTWRTSINAMRPGGRMTICGATGGDVPEISIREIYQRHRRILGAPMGNLRDFRAVLSLVLSGSIKPVIYRVLPLEAIHEAHRLLESREHVGKVVIQLD; encoded by the coding sequence ATGAGGGCGGCGGTAATCCGCAGTTATGGCGGCCTCGATGCCATCCAACTGGAAGAGGTCCCCACCCCAAAGCCGGGCCCCGGCGAGGTTCTGGTGCGGGTGCGCGCATGCGCCCTGAACCGCCTTGACGTTTTCGCCCGCCAGGGCTTGCGCGGGCCGGCCGTGCACACGCCGACGCTCCCGCACGTCTCGGGATCTGACATGGCCGGCGAGATCGCCGAACTTGGCCCCGGTACGCATGCGTCGGGCCTGCGGCCCGGGCAGCCCGTCGTGATCTACCCGGCGCTGTTTTGCTCGAACTGCGACTTCTGCCTGGCGGGCGAGCAGTCGATGTGCCGTTCCATGCGCATATTCGGCGAACACACCTGGGGCGGCCTCGCCCAGTACGCCGTGGTGCCCGCGGCGAACGCCATCCCCCTGCCCGGCTCCTTTCCGTTTACGGAGGCCGCAGCCGTTCCCGCCGCTTACACCACCGCCTGGCGGATGGTGGTAACCGTCGGCCAGGTGCGTCCGGGCGAGACTGTGCTGGTCATGGGGGCAGGCGGTGGGGTGGGAGTGGCGGCGGTACAGATTGCCATCCACGCCGGCGCGAACGTGATCGCCTGCGCCCGGGGCGAACATCGGCTCCGCTACCTCGCCGACACGCTGAGGGTGCGGCACCTGGTCGACACCGCGCGCCAGGACGTGTTGGCGGAGGTCATGGCCGTGACCGGCGGGTCCGGCGCGGATCTCGTGGTCGACCCGGTCGGCGCTCCGACCTGGCGAACCAGCATCAACGCCATGCGGCCCGGCGGCCGGATGACCATTTGCGGAGCCACCGGGGGCGACGTGCCGGAGATCAGTATCCGGGAGATCTACCAGCGACACCGCCGGATCCTGGGTGCCCCCATGGGCAACCTGCGGGACTTCCGGGCAGTCCTCTCGCTCGTCCTCAGCGGGTCCATCAAGCCCGTTATCTATCGGGTGCTCCCCCTCGAAGCGATCCATGAGGCTCACCGGCTCCTCGAGTCGCGGGAGCATGTCGGCAAGGTCGTCATCCAACTCGACTGA
- a CDS encoding CapA family protein, producing MSSDAGWIDIVGDIVLQRPAREGARLALPADASVRLANLEGPLSRAGPPADKLVRLSMPGEAAGWLAELGIHAVSLANNHSLDFGVEGLVETLRLLGEAGVGWVGAGASPAQAFDPRVFYVAGNRVAALGAATTLPPGFAARAGRPGVAGVAVRVSLETERTVNEEQPGTAPWVHTWIDEEDLRPLLEAVAEARRRADLVIVLIHWGVPPGWAPPFQGWLADYQQPLAHRLVEAGAGAIVGHHPHCLHGIEVYRGVPVFYSVGNFIFHVHAHPEQLALDGARLPYRTGSSGAERESLRVRLEVGGGRLRRAFVVPYWLGEQWEPEPVAAAAAAEIQQRIASMSAGFGTRITWGPDGTGEVWLG from the coding sequence ATGAGCAGCGACGCAGGATGGATCGACATCGTGGGGGATATCGTCCTGCAGCGGCCCGCTCGGGAAGGGGCTCGCCTGGCCCTTCCCGCCGACGCGTCCGTGCGGCTGGCCAACCTGGAGGGGCCGCTCTCCCGCGCAGGGCCCCCGGCCGACAAGCTCGTGCGGCTATCCATGCCCGGCGAGGCAGCGGGTTGGCTGGCGGAACTCGGGATTCATGCGGTGAGCCTGGCCAACAACCATTCCCTCGATTTCGGCGTCGAGGGGCTCGTCGAGACGCTGAGGCTGCTCGGCGAGGCCGGCGTGGGGTGGGTGGGAGCCGGCGCGTCGCCGGCCCAGGCTTTCGACCCCCGGGTGTTCTATGTGGCGGGAAACCGCGTGGCCGCCCTTGGAGCGGCCACCACCCTGCCCCCCGGCTTCGCAGCCCGTGCCGGCCGACCCGGCGTGGCGGGGGTGGCGGTACGGGTGAGCCTCGAGACGGAGCGCACCGTCAACGAAGAGCAGCCGGGTACGGCTCCGTGGGTGCATACCTGGATCGACGAGGAGGACCTTCGCCCGCTGCTCGAAGCGGTGGCCGAGGCGAGGCGCCGAGCAGACCTGGTCATCGTGCTGATTCATTGGGGTGTACCCCCGGGGTGGGCGCCCCCGTTCCAGGGATGGCTGGCCGACTACCAGCAGCCGCTCGCCCACCGGCTCGTGGAGGCAGGCGCGGGGGCCATTGTCGGGCATCATCCGCACTGCCTGCATGGGATCGAGGTCTATCGAGGGGTGCCGGTCTTCTACAGCGTGGGCAACTTCATCTTCCACGTCCACGCCCACCCGGAGCAGCTTGCCCTTGATGGCGCCCGCCTCCCCTACCGGACGGGCTCCTCGGGGGCGGAGCGGGAATCGCTTCGGGTGCGCCTGGAAGTGGGCGGAGGCCGGCTGCGCCGGGCGTTCGTTGTGCCGTACTGGCTCGGGGAGCAGTGGGAGCCCGAGCCGGTTGCAGCGGCAGCGGCCGCGGAGATTCAGCAGCGGATCGCGTCGATGAGCGCCGGGTTTGGCACCCGCATCACGTGGGGGCCGGACGGGACCGGCGAGGTCTGGCTGGGGTGA
- a CDS encoding altronate dehydratase family protein, which yields MHECIRLHPADNVATALRELEQGSTIQVLGSNGFEQLTIHETIPFGHKVALRSIPRGNLIIKYGHVIGRATLDIESGSLVHSHNVEGLRGRGDSPDLVEAWTQVPYSGSELIYQGVASIVGSGRAFGGSATGLSNLVLKGFRRADGRVGFRNHVLVLAAMDNVNGIVERISAQVRGTIPVTIWYGRGQFGKDAELTFRTLVGLGQNPNTAAVLVVSLEPVSARRLADAIGAAGKRVAQVSVQECGGTPETIYRGATVALDMVLEASRLEPERVSVSDLVMGVECGGSDATSGLVTNPVLGMIADEVVDNGGTVIVSETSELIGTEHLLAKRARSPEIAKRIYEIVWRVEEDARARGVSILGANPVPDNIAGGLTTIEEKALGAMVKGGSRPIEGVLDYAEAPPGKGLYIMDTPAPASESITGLAAAGAQVILFSTGKGNIVGSTLAPTIKICANPSTLRAMKADIDVDVSDLVAGEQSFEQAAGAVKECLAAVSRGMLTRAEILGNLQVVLSRIERTV from the coding sequence GTGCACGAGTGCATTCGGCTACACCCGGCGGATAACGTTGCGACGGCCTTGCGGGAACTGGAGCAAGGCTCGACGATCCAAGTACTGGGATCCAACGGCTTCGAGCAGCTGACCATCCACGAGACCATCCCGTTCGGACATAAGGTGGCCCTACGATCCATCCCCCGTGGCAACCTAATCATCAAGTATGGCCACGTCATCGGCAGGGCGACCCTCGACATCGAATCCGGGAGTCTGGTCCACAGTCACAACGTGGAAGGGCTGCGCGGGCGGGGCGACTCCCCCGACCTGGTTGAGGCCTGGACTCAAGTCCCGTACTCGGGTAGCGAGCTGATTTACCAGGGAGTGGCCAGCATTGTCGGATCGGGGAGGGCATTCGGAGGCTCCGCGACAGGGCTGTCGAACCTGGTGCTCAAGGGTTTCCGACGGGCCGATGGGCGTGTCGGCTTTCGTAACCACGTCTTGGTGCTCGCCGCCATGGACAACGTGAACGGCATTGTGGAGCGGATCTCCGCTCAGGTAAGGGGAACGATTCCAGTCACTATCTGGTACGGACGCGGACAGTTTGGGAAAGACGCCGAATTGACGTTCCGCACTCTAGTAGGTTTGGGCCAGAACCCGAACACGGCGGCTGTCCTGGTTGTGAGCCTCGAGCCTGTTTCGGCACGGCGCCTTGCTGACGCGATCGGCGCCGCGGGCAAGCGGGTGGCGCAGGTAAGTGTCCAAGAGTGCGGGGGCACCCCGGAGACCATTTACCGAGGGGCTACGGTCGCTCTGGACATGGTTCTCGAGGCCTCCCGTCTCGAGCCAGAGCGCGTTTCGGTCTCCGACCTGGTCATGGGGGTCGAATGCGGGGGCTCCGACGCAACATCGGGCCTCGTGACAAACCCGGTGCTGGGTATGATTGCCGATGAAGTCGTCGACAACGGCGGTACGGTGATCGTGTCGGAAACCTCCGAATTGATCGGAACCGAGCACCTGCTCGCCAAGCGTGCACGATCCCCGGAGATCGCCAAGCGCATCTACGAAATCGTGTGGCGCGTAGAGGAGGACGCTCGTGCCCGAGGCGTGAGCATCCTGGGGGCTAACCCGGTTCCCGACAATATCGCTGGCGGGTTGACAACCATTGAAGAGAAGGCCCTCGGGGCAATGGTAAAGGGGGGCTCACGCCCCATCGAGGGAGTGCTCGATTACGCGGAAGCCCCGCCCGGGAAGGGGCTATATATCATGGATACCCCCGCTCCCGCAAGTGAATCCATCACGGGCCTTGCCGCCGCAGGCGCACAGGTAATTCTGTTCTCAACGGGAAAGGGCAACATCGTGGGGTCCACGCTGGCACCGACCATCAAGATCTGCGCTAACCCTTCTACACTGCGTGCGATGAAGGCGGACATCGACGTAGACGTCAGTGATCTAGTCGCAGGGGAGCAGTCCTTCGAGCAAGCCGCCGGCGCGGTGAAGGAGTGCCTGGCCGCAGTGAGCCGAGGGATGCTTACGAGAGCAGAAATCCTTGGCAACCTGCAGGTCGTGCTGAGCAGGATTGAGCGCACGGTGTAG
- a CDS encoding ABC transporter substrate-binding protein, translated as MEGHESAANTGTVGRPRPAVAVRTRRLTGLVLGLVLLLLPAVGPGAVAAAGTPPTGGTVTIPIVADPTFNPWHPNAYVESVFPNRVLFNGLTKPGLDLQPVPDLAERWETSSDGLRWTFYLRRDVKWHDGQPFTAADVAYTFNEIVLKPELGSPRRADFAAVERVEVVNDYTVRFVLSRPFAALAAYLAYNAGILPRHRFEGKDPWNLTPFNKEKPVGTGPFKIESYVPGSHVSLVANDRYFLGRPYLDRLVFKILPDANTQVAQTLAGELDIMIVDNPAAVARFERSSRIKVVPVDQVNYYFIAVNHDRPLFQDVRVRQAMLMAIDRQAIINSILRGYGRIATGPISPVLKAYYDPNVTAYSYDPEGAKHLLAQAGWVDRDGDGVLDKDGRPLEFVLDVGRTKDLQPISELVQQYLVAVGMRVRLEMNEWNAYIQKAIVRRDYDATVAWWITPPDPDVFNYFHSSGAGKGANVPNYRDPEVDRLLEAGRVTSNVSERVRIYRDFQKVVAERLPYLFLWYPKEIQVRSRTLGGLVELGLRDQMHYVHQWYRMR; from the coding sequence TTGGAAGGGCATGAGAGCGCTGCAAACACGGGCACGGTAGGCAGGCCGCGCCCGGCGGTGGCCGTCCGCACCCGACGGCTGACGGGGCTGGTACTCGGGCTGGTGCTCCTGTTGCTACCAGCCGTGGGGCCGGGCGCGGTTGCCGCTGCTGGTACCCCTCCCACCGGGGGTACTGTCACGATTCCAATCGTTGCTGACCCGACGTTCAACCCGTGGCACCCGAACGCGTACGTCGAATCGGTCTTTCCCAACCGCGTGTTGTTCAACGGGCTGACGAAGCCGGGGCTCGATCTCCAGCCCGTTCCGGACCTCGCAGAGCGCTGGGAGACGAGCTCGGACGGGCTGCGGTGGACCTTCTATTTGAGGCGGGACGTGAAGTGGCATGACGGTCAGCCCTTCACGGCAGCCGACGTGGCTTATACCTTCAACGAAATCGTGTTGAAGCCCGAGCTAGGGTCGCCCCGGCGGGCGGACTTCGCGGCCGTCGAACGAGTGGAGGTCGTCAATGACTACACCGTTCGCTTCGTCCTCAGCCGGCCCTTCGCGGCGCTTGCCGCGTACCTGGCGTACAACGCCGGGATCCTGCCGCGCCACCGCTTCGAGGGGAAGGATCCCTGGAACCTCACGCCGTTCAACAAGGAGAAGCCGGTAGGCACGGGACCGTTCAAGATCGAATCGTACGTTCCAGGGTCTCATGTCAGCCTCGTTGCCAACGACCGCTACTTCCTGGGCCGGCCGTACCTGGACCGCCTCGTCTTCAAGATCCTCCCCGACGCCAACACCCAGGTCGCGCAGACGCTGGCAGGCGAACTCGACATCATGATCGTCGACAACCCGGCCGCGGTCGCCCGCTTCGAACGCAGCTCCCGGATCAAGGTGGTCCCTGTCGATCAGGTCAACTACTACTTCATAGCGGTCAACCACGACCGCCCGCTGTTCCAGGACGTGCGGGTGCGCCAGGCCATGTTGATGGCCATCGATCGCCAGGCCATCATCAACAGCATCCTGCGCGGGTACGGACGCATTGCGACGGGTCCCATATCCCCCGTGCTCAAGGCCTACTACGACCCCAACGTGACGGCGTACTCGTACGACCCCGAGGGAGCAAAGCACCTGCTGGCCCAAGCCGGGTGGGTCGACCGCGACGGCGACGGCGTGCTCGACAAGGACGGGAGGCCTCTCGAGTTTGTGCTCGACGTTGGGCGCACCAAGGATCTCCAGCCGATCTCGGAACTCGTCCAGCAGTACCTGGTCGCGGTCGGCATGCGGGTGCGGCTGGAGATGAACGAATGGAACGCCTATATCCAGAAGGCGATTGTTCGGCGGGACTACGACGCCACCGTCGCCTGGTGGATCACTCCCCCTGACCCGGACGTGTTCAACTACTTCCATTCGTCCGGGGCAGGCAAGGGGGCGAACGTCCCCAACTACCGGGACCCCGAGGTGGATCGGCTGTTGGAGGCGGGCCGGGTCACTTCCAACGTTTCGGAGCGCGTCCGAATCTATCGCGATTTCCAGAAGGTGGTGGCCGAGCGCCTGCCCTATCTGTTCCTGTGGTACCCGAAGGAGATTCAGGTGCGCAGCCGCACGCTGGGCGGCCTGGTCGAGCTTGGGTTGCGTGACCAGATGCATTACGTCCACCAGTGGTACCGCATGCGGTGA
- a CDS encoding ABC transporter permease: MGRLLIRRVAQGIVTVLVVSAITFFLVDLAPGGPGVLARMEMTEEARQALIVRLHLHEPAWYRYGRWLGGMLRGDWGRSLADSRPVTELLADRLPNTLRLSATALGLAVALGVPMAITSATRPGSAVRMLFGLISVAGLSVPSFWLAILLILLFSVQLGWLPSSGMGTIGGPPSFVDTLRHTIMPTVVLAASTLPYVMRFTHSAMLDVLKQDFVRTAVAKGVTPGRVHYRHVLANALGPVISILGVLVPRLVGGAIITETIFGWPGIGRLAYDASLGRDYPVILGVTMLVALVVVACSLLVDVAHALADPRIRLEG, encoded by the coding sequence ATGGGACGGCTGCTGATACGCCGGGTCGCGCAGGGAATCGTAACGGTGCTTGTCGTGAGCGCCATCACGTTTTTCCTCGTGGACCTGGCGCCCGGGGGCCCGGGGGTGCTGGCACGCATGGAAATGACCGAGGAGGCCCGCCAGGCCCTCATCGTCCGGCTGCATCTCCACGAACCCGCCTGGTACCGCTACGGGCGGTGGCTTGGCGGCATGCTGCGAGGTGACTGGGGCCGGTCGCTGGCCGACAGCCGGCCCGTTACGGAACTGTTGGCCGATCGGCTTCCCAACACGCTGCGGCTGTCGGCCACGGCGCTGGGGCTTGCCGTGGCCTTGGGGGTGCCGATGGCGATCACCTCCGCCACGCGGCCCGGCTCGGCAGTGCGCATGCTGTTCGGGCTCATCAGCGTCGCGGGGCTATCGGTACCGTCCTTCTGGCTGGCTATCCTGCTGATCCTCCTGTTCTCGGTGCAGCTCGGGTGGCTCCCGTCGTCCGGGATGGGGACGATCGGGGGGCCGCCCAGCTTCGTCGACACGCTGCGCCACACCATCATGCCGACCGTGGTGCTGGCGGCCAGCACGCTGCCGTACGTGATGCGTTTCACGCACAGCGCCATGCTGGACGTGCTCAAGCAGGATTTCGTGCGCACGGCGGTCGCGAAAGGAGTGACCCCCGGCCGGGTCCACTACCGGCACGTGCTGGCCAACGCCCTGGGGCCAGTGATCAGCATCCTGGGTGTGCTCGTGCCACGCTTGGTGGGCGGGGCCATCATCACGGAGACCATCTTCGGATGGCCGGGCATCGGGCGGTTGGCGTACGACGCATCGCTTGGCCGCGACTATCCGGTCATTCTGGGCGTCACGATGCTGGTGGCCCTCGTGGTGGTGGCGTGCAGCTTGCTGGTCGATGTTGCGCACGCGCTGGCCGACCCGAGGATCCGGCTCGAGGGCTAA